A window of the Fuscovulum sp. genome harbors these coding sequences:
- the uxaC gene encoding glucuronate isomerase produces the protein MGLLHPDRLFPTDPASRDIARALYAEVRGLPIVSPHGHTDPAWYATDAAFPDPAQLFVTPDHYVFRMLASQGVQLEALGVPRADGGPTETDGRKIWHLFAANYHLFRGTPSRMWLDHAFETIFGFDQRLSAATADAYYDRIAEALQTPAFRPRALFQRFNIEVIATTDSALDDLSHHQTICDSGWTGRVVPTYRPDAVVDPDFPGFAANIARLGEITGEDTQSWQGYLTAHRKRRAFFKSMGATASDHGHATARTEDLSVQDASALFSRILTGQAYSDDVDAFRGQMLTEMARMSLDDGLVLQLHPGSRRNHHAGILRQFGRDKGFDIPGRTDYVAALRPLLNAMGMEPGLTIILFTLDETAYARELAPLAGVYPALKLGPAWWFHDSPEGMRRFREMTTETAGFYNTVGFNDDTRAFLSIPARHDMARRVDCAWLADLVTTGRLDREEAFELAPQLAYGLAKAAYKL, from the coding sequence GTGGGCCTGCTTCATCCTGATCGTCTTTTTCCGACTGACCCTGCGTCACGCGACATCGCTCGCGCGCTGTATGCCGAGGTTCGGGGTCTGCCGATCGTCAGCCCACATGGCCATACCGACCCGGCGTGGTATGCGACGGATGCGGCCTTTCCCGATCCGGCCCAACTGTTCGTGACGCCTGATCATTATGTCTTTCGGATGCTTGCCTCGCAGGGTGTTCAGCTTGAGGCGTTGGGGGTTCCCCGCGCCGATGGCGGCCCGACGGAAACCGATGGCCGGAAGATCTGGCACCTGTTTGCGGCGAACTATCACTTGTTCCGGGGGACGCCGTCGCGGATGTGGCTGGACCATGCGTTCGAGACCATCTTCGGTTTCGACCAGCGCCTGTCCGCTGCGACGGCCGACGCTTACTACGACAGGATTGCCGAGGCGCTGCAAACCCCGGCCTTCCGGCCCCGTGCCTTGTTCCAGCGTTTCAATATCGAAGTCATCGCCACCACCGATTCCGCGTTGGACGACCTGTCGCATCACCAGACCATCTGCGACTCGGGTTGGACGGGCCGGGTGGTTCCCACCTATCGCCCCGATGCCGTTGTCGACCCGGATTTCCCGGGTTTCGCCGCCAACATCGCGCGGTTGGGTGAGATCACGGGCGAAGACACGCAAAGCTGGCAGGGCTACCTGACTGCCCATCGCAAGCGTCGCGCGTTCTTCAAATCCATGGGGGCCACGGCCAGCGATCATGGCCATGCCACGGCCCGCACCGAAGATCTTTCCGTGCAAGACGCTTCGGCCCTTTTTTCCCGTATCCTGACCGGTCAGGCCTATTCCGATGACGTCGATGCCTTTCGCGGCCAGATGCTTACCGAAATGGCGAGGATGAGCCTGGACGATGGTCTTGTCCTTCAGCTTCATCCTGGCAGCCGCCGTAACCACCATGCTGGAATTCTTCGGCAATTCGGCCGGGACAAGGGTTTCGATATTCCCGGTCGCACCGATTATGTCGCCGCGCTGAGGCCGCTTCTGAATGCGATGGGGATGGAACCGGGCCTGACGATCATCCTTTTCACGCTGGATGAGACGGCCTATGCCCGCGAGCTGGCCCCGCTGGCGGGCGTTTATCCGGCCCTTAAGCTTGGCCCAGCCTGGTGGTTTCATGACAGCCCCGAAGGCATGCGCCGCTTCCGCGAAATGACGACCGAGACGGCAGGTTTCTACAACACGGTCGGCTTCAACGACGACACCCGCGCCTTCCTGTCGATCCCGGCGCGGCACGATATGGCGCGCCGGGTGGACTGTGCCTGGCTTGCCGACCTTGTCACCACAGGCCGACTTGACCGCGAGGAGGCGTTCGAGCTGGCCCCCCAACTGGCCTACGGGCTTGCGAAAGCCGCTTACAAACTTTGA
- a CDS encoding sugar kinase, whose translation MRVVSIGECMVEFAPADSGLFAMGFAGDTFNTAWYLRRLLPVTSTVSYLSAVGTDAVSDRMVGFMAAEGIDVEFVQRKPERSVGLYLIQLTNGERSFAYWRATSAARLLADDPAKVDAALVGADLIYLSGITLAILSTEARSRLTASLIDAKARGSRIAFDPNIRPALWPDAQTMRDAITDLSAHADIVLPSHDDEARHFADPDPLATAKRYAANGAPLVIVKDGPRPVVTWDAGRPTTYQVPVPNTPVLDTTAAGDSFNAGFLASYLTGASLPKAVEAGMSLAAQVIAGKGALVPPSAP comes from the coding sequence ATGCGCGTCGTCTCCATCGGTGAATGTATGGTCGAGTTTGCTCCCGCCGACAGCGGACTTTTTGCCATGGGGTTCGCAGGCGATACGTTCAACACGGCGTGGTATCTGCGCCGCCTTTTGCCAGTGACCTCGACGGTATCCTATCTTTCCGCCGTCGGCACAGATGCCGTGTCAGATCGCATGGTCGGCTTCATGGCGGCAGAAGGCATCGACGTCGAATTTGTCCAGCGAAAGCCGGAACGCAGCGTGGGTCTGTACCTGATCCAGTTGACCAATGGCGAACGAAGCTTTGCCTACTGGCGCGCAACCTCTGCGGCTCGCCTTCTGGCCGATGATCCGGCCAAGGTGGACGCGGCATTGGTCGGGGCGGATCTGATCTACCTCTCCGGCATCACACTCGCCATCCTTTCCACCGAGGCAAGATCGCGGCTGACTGCGTCGCTCATTGATGCAAAGGCGCGGGGCAGCAGGATTGCCTTCGATCCCAATATCCGGCCTGCCCTGTGGCCGGATGCGCAAACCATGCGTGACGCCATCACCGACCTCTCAGCCCATGCCGACATCGTGCTGCCGTCCCACGACGACGAAGCCCGCCATTTCGCCGATCCCGATCCGCTCGCCACGGCCAAAAGATATGCCGCGAATGGCGCGCCCCTTGTCATAGTCAAGGATGGCCCGCGACCGGTGGTTACATGGGATGCCGGCAGGCCCACCACATATCAGGTGCCGGTCCCGAACACGCCGGTGCTCGACACAACCGCCGCCGGAGACAGTTTCAACGCAGGCTTTCTTGCCAGCTATCTGACAGGGGCCAGCTTGCCCAAGGCAGTAGAAGCCGGAATGTCCCTTGCCGCCCAAGTGATCGCGGGAAAGGGCGCGCTGGTCCCACCCTCGGCGCCGTAA
- a CDS encoding TRAP transporter small permease, whose protein sequence is MQPILIRLASILGALSTLALWIAGFAMVAMTLIVGAQVFVRYALNSSLVWSEPVSVLLMGWFIFLGSAVGTREGFHLSFDLIGHLASPRIRAGMETLSDMIVFAFGAAMAFYSFQLGAAAWGSRMPAIGLPDGISMVPVVLGGAMVALFSLERLLRRFAGLETASTSVAHQKISEV, encoded by the coding sequence GTGCAGCCAATCCTCATCCGTCTTGCCTCGATTCTGGGGGCTCTTTCGACGCTTGCCCTTTGGATCGCGGGCTTCGCCATGGTCGCGATGACCCTGATCGTCGGTGCGCAGGTCTTTGTCCGCTATGCGCTGAACTCTTCCCTGGTCTGGAGCGAGCCTGTCTCTGTCCTGCTGATGGGCTGGTTCATCTTTCTTGGCAGCGCGGTGGGCACGCGGGAAGGCTTTCACCTGAGCTTCGATCTTATCGGCCATCTGGCCTCGCCCCGGATCCGGGCCGGAATGGAAACGCTATCGGATATGATCGTCTTTGCGTTCGGGGCCGCCATGGCCTTTTACAGCTTTCAGCTTGGGGCCGCCGCCTGGGGTTCACGGATGCCCGCTATCGGCCTGCCGGACGGGATCAGCATGGTTCCGGTCGTCCTTGGAGGTGCCATGGTCGCCCTCTTTTCGCTGGAACGCCTTTTGCGACGCTTCGCGGGCTTGGAAACCGCCAGCACCTCTGTCGCCCATCAGAAAATCAGCGAGGTCTGA
- a CDS encoding GntR family transcriptional regulator, whose amino-acid sequence MASNGALSVLEPIQRPSIADSVFDELHRQILRLELPPGTKLSEFDVARALGVSRQPVRDAFYRLSKLGFLTIRPQRATVVSAISERAVMQARFIRMAIEAETARVACRTLTEADLAAIEAIIDQQAEAVAAHDPSRFHDLDDQFHREICERSGTGFVWETAREMKSHMDRVRFLSLSFALEYAFAEHKDILAAIRSRDEERSAEMVRIHLSRILHQIVRIRAENAAYFADEG is encoded by the coding sequence ATGGCGAGCAACGGGGCGCTAAGTGTTCTGGAACCGATCCAGCGGCCGTCCATCGCAGATTCCGTCTTTGACGAACTGCATCGCCAGATTCTTCGGCTGGAACTCCCGCCCGGCACCAAGCTTTCAGAATTCGACGTCGCCCGCGCCCTTGGCGTGTCGCGCCAGCCGGTCCGCGATGCCTTCTACAGGTTGTCAAAGCTGGGCTTCCTGACCATCCGCCCACAGCGCGCAACCGTCGTCTCGGCCATCTCGGAACGGGCTGTGATGCAGGCCCGCTTTATCCGCATGGCAATCGAGGCCGAAACGGCGCGCGTCGCCTGCCGGACGCTGACCGAAGCTGATCTTGCGGCCATCGAAGCGATCATCGACCAGCAGGCCGAGGCCGTCGCCGCGCACGACCCATCCAGGTTTCACGATCTGGACGATCAGTTCCACCGCGAAATCTGCGAACGTTCGGGTACCGGCTTTGTCTGGGAAACGGCGCGCGAGATGAAGTCGCATATGGATCGGGTGCGCTTCCTATCCTTGTCCTTCGCACTGGAATACGCCTTTGCGGAACACAAGGATATTCTGGCGGCGATCCGGTCACGCGACGAAGAACGCTCCGCCGAAATGGTGCGGATCCACCTGTCCCGCATCCTGCACCAGATTGTCCGCATCCGCGCCGAGAATGCCGCCTATTTCGCGGATGAAGGATAA
- a CDS encoding TRAP transporter substrate-binding protein → MKLRTTMATLLATAALSTAAFAECEVTLKSSDTHPDGYPTVAAVQKLGEMVKERSNGRICIDVFHSAQLGEEKDTIEQTKFGVIDMNRVSMGPFNNLIEETKVVSLPFIFRGTDHMHRVMDGPIGEEILAAFEPHGFIGLAYYDGGSRSFYNSKKPIDSIDDLSGMKVRVMQSDVFVDMMSALGANATPMPFGEVYSAIQTGVIDGAENNWPSFESSGHFEVAGYYTLNEHLIVPEVLVMSKVSWDKLTPEDQALIRQAAKDSVPINRELWAAREKVSEEKVRAAGVEIIDNIDKTPFIEAMVPVYEKHANTPKLQDLVTRIQATE, encoded by the coding sequence ATGAAACTCAGAACCACCATGGCCACGCTTCTGGCCACGGCTGCCCTCAGCACCGCCGCCTTTGCCGAATGCGAGGTGACGCTGAAATCGTCCGACACCCACCCCGACGGCTATCCGACCGTCGCCGCCGTTCAGAAATTGGGCGAGATGGTGAAGGAACGCTCGAACGGGCGTATCTGCATCGACGTGTTCCATTCGGCCCAGTTGGGCGAGGAAAAGGACACGATCGAACAGACAAAGTTCGGCGTGATCGACATGAACCGCGTCTCGATGGGGCCGTTCAACAACCTGATCGAAGAAACCAAGGTCGTTTCGCTGCCCTTCATCTTTCGCGGCACCGACCATATGCACCGCGTCATGGACGGCCCGATCGGCGAAGAGATCCTTGCGGCCTTTGAACCGCATGGGTTCATCGGGCTGGCCTATTACGATGGCGGTTCGCGCAGCTTCTACAACTCCAAAAAGCCCATCGATTCCATCGATGATCTGAGCGGGATGAAGGTCCGCGTCATGCAGTCTGACGTGTTCGTCGACATGATGTCCGCCCTTGGTGCCAATGCCACACCGATGCCTTTCGGCGAGGTCTATTCCGCCATCCAGACCGGCGTTATCGACGGGGCGGAAAACAACTGGCCGTCCTTTGAAAGCTCGGGCCACTTCGAAGTTGCGGGCTATTACACGCTGAACGAACACCTGATCGTGCCGGAAGTTCTGGTGATGTCCAAGGTCAGCTGGGACAAGCTGACCCCGGAAGACCAGGCGCTGATCCGGCAGGCTGCGAAGGATTCGGTGCCGATCAACCGCGAGCTTTGGGCCGCGCGCGAGAAGGTATCGGAAGAAAAGGTTCGCGCGGCGGGCGTCGAGATTATCGACAACATCGACAAGACCCCGTTCATCGAGGCGATGGTCCCGGTTTATGAAAAGCATGCGAACACGCCGAAGTTGCAGGATCTGGTGACGCGTATTCAGGCGACCGAGTAA